A region from the Schistocerca serialis cubense isolate TAMUIC-IGC-003099 chromosome 1, iqSchSeri2.2, whole genome shotgun sequence genome encodes:
- the LOC126443410 gene encoding uncharacterized protein LOC126443410 produces the protein MAGRRKGSKIAAALELLVDAIGTDRGRSRRHKQKKRTEQQCFKCQRMGHIAKVCRGTFACLKCAEAHDTRNCTKPRDAAAKCVNCGGAHAANSRSCAYVRGYRSKMAAPRPAEVPGVETDVPPPRSRGDGGPCRREATTDDALTVFHTALAAERAAMREELVAVHRQLQQLREELRVLKKTSATNASSTASRPVGVDASTQTEPPAPPVDETGVVVAPMDIEVEQPALPLDGEVEPRAHDEETHMETPTAAAAETECRVPPTELISDAVLQLFASLHGPGGKYQLPELDIPLPHMSETASSQAEEAATDEELPLPLPDERSVQPFLKKIAASLKDGSYPHGDNPYPFTPARAKPPLPHVPCDLTPMRDMLREAVTKKELIRLNSRPIFTPSDWQHICRVTQKWVMEEWRSGRRQPAPEDIEINNYFAGQKSAR, from the coding sequence ATGGCTGGACGCAGGAAGGGCAGCAAGATTGCGGCCGCGCTGGAACTCCTGGTCGATGCGATCGGGACGGATCGCGGACGCAGTCGGCGCCACAAGCAGAAGAAGCGCACTGAGCAGCAATGCTTCAAGTGCCAAAGGATGGGGCACATCGCTAAAGTGTGCAGGGGCACTTTTGCGTGTCTGAAGTGTGCCGAGGCACACGACACACGCAACTGCACCAAGCCCCGCGACGCGGCTGCCAAGTGCGTGAACTGCGGCGGTGCGCACGCCGCAAACTCGCGCAGCTGCGCTTACGTGCGGGGCTACAGAAGCAAGATGGCCGCCCCACGCCCTGCCGAGGTACCTGGCGTCGAGACGGACGTCCCACCCCCCCGCTCCCGTGGGGATGGTGGACCATGCCGTCGCGAAGCCACCACGGACGACGCACTGACCGTCTTCCACACCGCCcttgcggccgaaagggccgccaTGAGGGAGGAACTCGTGGCTGTTCACCGCCAGCTGCAACAGCTGCGTGAGGAGCTGCGGGTCCTCAAGAAGACGTCTGCCACCAACGCCAGCTCCACTGCGAGTCGGCCAGTGGGGGTCGACGCCTCCACCCAGACGGAGCCACCTGCGCCGCCAGTTGATGAAACGGGCGTCGTAGTGGCTCCCATGGACATCGAGGTGGAGCAGCCTGCTCTCCCTCTCGACGGGGAGGTCGAGCCGCGGGCACACGACGAGGAGACGCACATGGAGACACCCACAGCTGCTGCGGCGGAGACAGAATGCCGGGTGCCCCCTACGGAGCTCATCTCGGACGCTGTGCTGCAGCTGTTCGCGTCTCTTCATGGCCCAGGCGGGAAATACCAGCTCCCGGAACTGGACATCCCTCTACCCCACATGTCGGAGACCGCTTCCTCGCAAGCTGAAGAAGCGGCAACAGACGAAGAGCTGCCCCTCCCGCTCCCAGACGAGCGGAGCGTGCAGCCCTTCCTCAAGAAGATCGCGGCGTCGCTGAAGGACGGGTCGTACCCTCACGGGGATAACCCATATCCCTTCACGCCGGCGCGCGCGAAGCCACCACTGCCTCACGTACCGTGCGACCTCACGCCCATGCGTGACATGTTGCGTGAGGCAGTAACGAAGAAGGAGCTGATTCGGCTCAATAGCCGCCCCATCTTCACCCCTTCGGACTGGCAACACATCTGCCGGGTCACACAGAAGTGGGTGATGGAGGAGTGGCGCTCTGGCAGGCGTCAGCCTGCCCCAGAAGACATAGAGATAAACAACTACTTCGCTGGTCAAAAATCAGCGAGGTAG